The DNA segment gactcattggaaaagactctgatgctgggagggattgggggcaggaggagaaggggacgacagaggatgagacggctggatggcatcactgactcaatggacatgggtttgggtggactccgggagttggtgatggacagggaggtctggtgtgctgcaattcatgggatcgcaaagtgtcggacatgactgagcgactcaactgaactgaactgaagtttgcaTATAGcccttccctgacagctcagttggtaaagaatccacctgcaatgcaggagagccccatttgattcctgggttgggaagatcccctggagaagggaaaagctacccacaccagtattcttgggcttcctttgtggctcagctggtaaagaatctggctgcaatgcagatgacctgggttcgattcctgggttgggaatatcccctggagaagggaaaggctacccactctagtattctggcctagagaattccatggacagtccatggagttgcaaagcatcagccacgactgagccactttcacaattcactctgcatatacgttaaaaaagcagggtgacaatatatagccttgatgttctcctttccctgtttggaacaagtctgttgttcaatgttgGGTTCTGGTTGTTGccccttgacctgcatacaggtttctcaggaggcaggtaaggtgttctggtattcccatctcttggaaaactttccacagttcattgtgatccacacagtcaaaggctttggggtagtcaataaagccgaagtagatgtttttctggaactttcttgctttttctgtgatccaacggatgttggcactttgatctctggttcctttgccttttctaaatccagcttgtacatctggaagttctagtttgcatactgttgaaacctagcttggagaggTTTaagtgttactttgctagcatatgggATGAGGGctactgtgcagtagtttgaacgttctttgtcATTGCCTAACTTACAAAAGTTAAAACGCAATGAAATGTCAGTATATATGTATGGGTCCCATGAAGACTTATAGATCTTTTTTAAGCCTGGAAAGAGACAATGGCAGCTGGAGGACATTTTGGGTAATCATTTCATCATTCAGGAGTGCACTCTGCTTATCTGAGAGTACAAACTAGAGTAGACAGAAACTGGCCCTCATAATGCAACGTCACAGAAGAAGTTGAAAGACAtcattgattcattcatccaACCTGACTGGTTACAATGTAGCAGACCAAGTTCTGATGTAGATGgctgctcagaaagattgaaattTGTCATTCTTTTCCCCTCCCTCACTCTCCTTCTCCAACCCCAGAATCTGTACCCTCTTCCCAAATGAGGGGAATTTCACACTTGATGATCTTGGTGGAAGGCAGACAGCTTCCTCCATTAGACAGAAAACCTTGCTTCCTAAATATTCCTGCAGGTAGGAAGAGGCTGAGGCTCCACCAGGCAGGTTACCACATGCTGGACTCTTCCTTAGGACGTGGTGACACAGAGAGACTGGAACTGCACTGAATGCCTTAGGCACACGTGGCACACAGGGCAGAGGTGGCAGTGTGTCGGCCAGCTGTCAGGAGCAGCAGAGAGCAGGTCTACCACAGGGTCCACTGTCCAGCATCAGGGCTGACAGTGCTGTGAACAGTGGTGTCTGTGCTCAGCTGCAGGGGAAGGGGTTCCTGTGTGGGACCCGACCCGGGTGGGGTTGAGGATGCTGTTCCCGGCTGTGGCCTCAGGGCTGTTCCGTGGTTTTCCCTGAAATAAGCACAAAACCACAAGTATGTCTCTCTCTGTTCCATTTAGAACAATTTGAAACCCTTTTTTCCCACCCAGAACTACCTAAGAATACCAAGCAGGGAAGTCTCAGAGAGCAAGGATTCAAAGACTTTTCCTCTGCTTTATTATGATTGATATACAATATTGAGCCAGTTGATGGTGTACCATTGTTGATCTGATACACTTCTGTACTGCAAAATAATCACCATCATGGTTTTGTCTGACAACTGAATCATGTCACATAATTACCTCTTCTGCATGTGTGGAGAAAATTTAGATCAACTTTCTTAGCAACTCAGAGACTCTCTTTATGGTGAACTGATAATCATTTCCTAAATTTTAAGCCTGGCGATAGCACATGGCAGAAACAACATGTAACTCGCACCaaatgttttgtctttttcctctcaggaaaaaaatatttaatgtgtgTTTAAGACCCCTCCCCGCCTTAATCATTCTCTGATCTTTAACGTCAGTGGATCCCAGTCTGCTCAGGACTGCTTGTAGAGCTTGTTAAAAAACACTCAGGACTCTTCCCAGATCCACAATGTCAGAGTGTAGGGCTCAGAGTCCAGGAATCTATCATGAACAAACCATACGGGGGAGACTGGTGCACAGCCGGGTGGGAATCCAGATTTGAAGATCAGCACCAACCATATTATAAATCTATTCCAGACCTTCTGTCTCTAAGAGGAGTGCAGGTGAAGGACATTCCTTCATGTCCTTCAGGACCCCTTTCCATGTGCCATCTAGATGCGGTGTCAGAATAGTGCCATCTGCTCAGGTGTGTGGTCTGATCAGTTCCCACAGAACAGGGGATTCAGGATTCAGTCCTCATCCTTCTGCTTCTGTAGCCAATTCTCTGCTTCCATCTGTGACCTTATCTGTTCTCAAGGCTTTACATATCATTTATATGGTGTCACCTTTTCCATCTATTTCTCCACTCAAGTCATCTCACCTAAACCCTAGAGTAGTAAACACAACTCAGTCGCCACTTTCTTAAACCAAATGCTGATGGTGATGTCTCCTCAAATATGCTCCTTCCAGAGTCCCCTCGTTTCCACAGTAGGTGCCCCACATGCTTTCTTGCAAATCTCAGATTTTGCGGTCCTCATTAACTCTTTCTCATAACTCAGATTTAATCCTCTAGGAAATGCTGTAAAATGCATTTTCAGAATAGATCAAGAATCCACTCACCACTATCTTTCCTGCTCACACCCCAGACAAGCAGCAGCCTCCCCAGCCTGGACCCTGTGCTGtttccctcaggctcctctgcgcCTCCCTCGCCCTTCACCTCCTGACTCTGCACAGCAGCCTGGCTGACGCTTCCAGAGAGCAGGCACAGCAGGTCCTGCTCTGTTCCTATCATCCTATGCCTCCACAGCTTACTGAGATAAAATCAACCCCCTTCTAATATTCTGGAGGTGCACAGGATCTGGCCGGACATGGGATCTCATCACAATTCCTTTTCCTTCAGCCCCAGCTGCCTCCTGGCTCTCCCTTGAACACAGACACTCTCCTGCCCGCGTGCATTTGCCCTGgaggctcctctgcctggagAGAACCTCCCCTAGACCTCCTTGTGGACATTCCTTCATGTCCTTCACATCTTTACTCAAAGGTCTCCTTTTCAGTGAGGCCCCTGTCCACCCTAGTAACACAGCCACCTTACCTGTCCCCACACACTCATACTCTGGGTCACCTTCCTCAGAGCACTTACCAACCTGTAAGAGAAACACTCTCTCACTTTCTAGGCTCATAGTACATGCTCTGCCCCTTCCCCCTACAACACACCGCACATGGCGGACAGGGTTCGTCTCGTGTTAGTTCACTGAGCTCTCCTAGATGCAAAAAGAGTGTGTCATGTCTCTGTCACACAACAAATATCAGTTGAATGAGTGGTCAGTAAAGCGTTTCCCTATTCCAGAGAGAGTGTCTTTATTAATGTGACCTCAGGCCACATGCTGTCTCAAGGCAGTCCAGCACAACCTCCTTTTGCACTGACCTCAATGCCGCCTGTATTTTACTTACAAAGGCTGATCTCCCTTCCCTCCCACACCAATCAGCCTGCACACCACACACTAGGCTCTTTGTCTCTTCAGAAAGGAAGATCCTTTGCTTCCGACTGCTATATTCAACCTGCTGTGATTTTATTAGACTCTGCTTTCTAAATCCATGAGTTGAGATGGGAGCCAACAGTAGCCTTAGAAGACGTAAGGGCAGAAGAGGGGTTAGATTACAGAGGAGAGAGAAATCCAGCAAGAATTAAGTCAAGATATGAAACTATTGGGTCCCTCCTCTTTGCAAGTTCCAGCATGTGGTTCCtttaaaaagatggagaaaagttGGAAAGAAGAATACAGCAAAATCTCTAGAAGAAGGGTAAGAGCTGGATGACTCTGAAATTTCTCTTTTGACACCACTGAGAATCCTGTGTGCGTGGATCCCTTGGACTTGTGGGGACAACGACAGGCAAAGTGACCCCTGCTGCTGTCAGAGATGGGTTCACCCAGAGACGAATGAGACCAGGGCTCTACACATGAAAAAGAGCAGTCATTATACCAACAACAAGAATAAGCAATAACTAAATAAGCAAaacataaacacatttaaaaaaaagacaagagcTAAGGACTGGACCAAGGCCTGAGCCTAGGCTGACCGTTTAAGAACGCACCCTGCCCATGGTGCTGGAGATACAACAAGGCCCAGGTGACTTCTGGTCCATGATCACATGTCCTTGGTGGGACAAGCATTTACTGAAGGGACAAGGACAAAGGAATGGAGAAGATCACTGATCACTGACTGGGCACAGGCCCTGTCCACACTCAGCTCCTCACAGCCTCCTACTGTCCCTCCTTCAGCTGACTCAGCACAACAAACCTGCAGATGGATCTGGAAAGTTCTCATTGTTTcaatttatttcctctttcaaaCTTTAGTTATCCTTACCTTTATTATCCAATTCCCCTTCATGGCACCAATTAGAAAAACTAATTCAgatatatagattttatttttgaaaaggaaataagaCATCATTACTCAGTGCATATGAAACAAAGACAGGGATTGAAACAGTCCAGCCTGGTCTCTGCTGGAGAAGGACAGTGGATGGGGAAGAGAACATAGGTCAGGGTAGGGAGGGGCAGCAGTTGGCAGGAGTGAGCCAGTCTCCCCAACTCCTCATGTTACAATGCTAGGAGCACAGACACATTCAGATGCAGCTGCAGAAAGAGGGGTCCCGGGATCTGTCGTCACAAAGTGGGACGGAGCATCACTCAGTCCCCACAACGCAAGTGTCTCACACTGTGAGAAAAAAGAATCAGGAACCAGTTCAGGTCGGTCATGTAAGGGCTGACATTCTCCACAGACCCTGACACCCTCACATGTCCCACTCAGAGACCCCCGCCACCCAGTGTGTCCGCTCTGCGCCAACTCCCCTCCCAATCTACACTCTCCAGGGTCTCACCTTTAGGAACTGTGAGAGACACATCAGAGCCCTGGGCACTGTCACTGCCTGGAGGAGAACAAGACCAGGACGTGGTCAGAACCCACAGGAGAGAAACTAGAGAAGGCACTTTGAGGAGGGTGAGTCCCCCATGGCCTCCTGTCTGCACCCTCGCAAGGGTCTCAGGAATCACCCCCTCCACACTTACTTGCAGCCTGGGTGTAGGTCTGTCCTTTTTCACCTGTGAGAAGAAAATACCATGTGAGAGACCAGGGAGAAGACTGAGTCATGAGATCCTAGAGCAACCCCTAGTCCTGGACCCCAGGGAACTTTCTGGAACTGTGGTCAAAATTCACGATAGGATCAGGAACACAGAGAAGGGAGCCATGTAAGGACTGGGCCACCTGCCCTCCTGGAGGTCTGTCCTCAGCAAGGACCTCCCTTCTGACCTTCAAGTGCTGGAAACCTGGTCCCCAACTGGaattaggaaggtgaaaaatttgtctttcattttcacaCGTGTTTTAAAGCAAAATGTTAGCATCAGCTCCAGACTCCACACGTGTGTGGAGGGTACTTTCCAATAACCAGGCAGGTCAACTTCTACCTGGGCTGAAACCCCCAGTGAGACAAGAAAACTcatatccctccctcccttccctaccTGAGCGCTTCTTCATCCAGATCACAGCTCCAGTTACCACAGCCACCACGAGGAGACCCAGGCCAACAATGAGGCCCATGATGAAGACGGAGGGCTGAGGAGGTTCTGTGGAGGCAGGAAAGTGGCCCTCATCTCAGGCTTGTCCCCTGACCTTGCTGATTGTGTCCAGAAGGGCTCTTGCTTTATCTGAGAGGAAGCTCCAGCTCCATCCCCCTCCTTACCCCATCTCAGGGTGAGGGGCTCCTGAAGCCCCTCATGCTGTACATGGCACGTGTATCTCTGCTCCTCTCCAGAAGGCACCACCAGGGCTGCCCACTTCTGGAAGGTTCCATCCCCTGAAGGCCTGGTCTCCACAAGCTCCATGTCCTGGGTCTGGTCCTCCCCCTCGCGCTGCCAGGTCAGTGAGATCTCTGCAGGGTAGaagcccagggcccagcacctCAGAGTGACCTCATGCTCAGAGATGGGGTGTCGGGTCACATGTGCCTTTGGAGGGTCTGAGGAAGAATCAGAAAATTCAGTTTGTGTTTCCTCCATGGGTCACTGAAGCAGCATCATGTGACCATCCTGAGAAAGGACAGAACAGTAagttttttcccccagctttactgaggtatactTAACAAATCTGTACACGTTTAGAGTGTACTACATGTTGCTTTGATACATATGTACACTGTGAAGCTAATTAATGTATTCATTAACTTACcttatgtgtgtgtctgtttgacAAGGGTGATGAGAATGATTAAGatcaattttaaagtatataatacaggattattattaactatagtcaccaggcTGTACATCAGATCCCCAGATGTATTATGAActtttttaccctctgagctacagAACATTCAGGACCATGGTTTTGAAAAAAGCAGCACAAGAGCTAGATAACAGCCTCATCTCGGAGATCAGGGATGATCTATATTAGCCCTTGGGAATTTCCAGAATGAGAGACTAGGATAGGCGCTCTAAAAATGTGAAGGGGAGAATACAGACTAAAGGTCCTGACTCTGGTGGAGGCTGAATGACTCAGAAAAGCTGGAGTCAGGGGGTTCTCAGGGTGAGAACAGGCCTTGAGAGAGAAAGTCATGGATCACAAGATGATGGCCAGGGTCAAAGGGCACCGCTGATCAGCTGTTTCAGGGATGGTTTGTTTCCTGCTTCTTCGTCAAAGACACTGGATTCCTTGATTGTCCTTGAGAGAAGTGGGGCCACTGGTGACTGTCTTGTACAGATTATGAAAGCCTGGGCGCTATTCTTCCCTCTCCTGACAAGAACCTGGGACGCTGTTCCCACAGGACATCACTTTCTTCTCCTCGTGGGAAGCCAGCTCCAGCCCGAGGGGGGATCAGGGCGGCCCCGCGCCCCTCGTACCTGCGCGCAGCAGCGTGTCCTTCCCGGTCTCCAGGTATCTGCGGAGCCACTCCACGCACTCGCCCTCCAGGTAGTTGCTCAAAGACTCCGCATGACCTGCCACCTCCTTCTTGCGTTTGGTGACCTGAGCCACCGTGTCCGCCGCGGTCCAGGAGCGCAGGTCCTCGTTCAGGGCGATGTAATCTCTGCCGTCGTAGCCGTACTGATCATACCCGCGAAGGAAACGCCCGTCCGGCCCCACTTCGCAGCCGCGCATCCACTGCATAGTGTGAGACCCTGACCCGCCCCGACCACACGCGGTGATTAAACCCAAACTGAACATGAAACTGGGTCAAGTACCGCCGGCTCCTCCCGGGTCGGGGATCGGGCGGGTCCCGCAGTGTCGGGGTGACCCTCGGACCCGCAAACTCGGGCGACCCCGCCGGTCCCTGGGGATGGGGGCGAGACCCGGCCCTGGGCCCGCGTCGCTCACCGGCCTCGCTCTGGTTGTAGTAGCCGCGCAGGGTG comes from the Capricornis sumatraensis isolate serow.1 chromosome 22, serow.2, whole genome shotgun sequence genome and includes:
- the LOC138069556 gene encoding BOLA class I histocompatibility antigen, alpha chain BL3-6-like isoform X2, whose translation is MGPRTLLQLLSWFLVLAETLAGSHSLRYFLTAVSRPRLGEPHFIIVGYVDDTQFVRFDSDAPNPRIEPRARWVEQEGPEYWDQNARDAKNAVQTFRVNLNTLRGYYNQSEAGSHTMQWMRGCEVGPDGRFLRGYDQYGYDGRDYIALNEDLRSWTAADTVAQVTKRKKEVAGHAESLSNYLEGECVEWLRRYLETGKDTLLRADPPKAHVTRHPISEHEVTLRCWALGFYPAEISLTWQREGEDQTQDMELVETRPSGDGTFQKWAALVVPSGEEQRYTCHVQHEGLQEPLTLRWEPPQPSVFIMGLIVGLGLLVVAVVTGAVIWMKKRSGEKGQTYTQAASNDSAQGSDVSLTVPKGKTTEQP
- the LOC138069556 gene encoding BOLA class I histocompatibility antigen, alpha chain BL3-6-like isoform X1, giving the protein MGPRTLLQLLSWFLVLAETLAGSHSLRYFLTAVSRPRLGEPHFIIVGYVDDTQFVRFDSDAPNPRIEPRARWVEQEGPEYWDQNARDAKNAVQTFRVNLNTLRGYYNQSEAGSHTMQWMRGCEVGPDGRFLRGYDQYGYDGRDYIALNEDLRSWTAADTVAQVTKRKKEVAGHAESLSNYLEGECVEWLRRYLETGKDTLLRADPPKAHVTRHPISEHEVTLRCWALGFYPAEISLTWQREGEDQTQDMELVETRPSGDGTFQKWAALVVPSGEEQRYTCHVQHEGLQEPLTLRWEPPQPSVFIMGLIVGLGLLVVAVVTGAVIWMKKRSGEKGQTYTQAASSDSAQGSDVSLTVPKGETLESVDWEGSWRRADTLGGGGL